Proteins encoded in a region of the Haloglomus salinum genome:
- the mobA gene encoding molybdenum cofactor guanylyltransferase yields MATETAGDGTTDRTAVVLGGGRATRFEGGDKLLADLAGEPLLRRTVARLVPAVETVVVNCRADQRDAFAAALDGLDADIAFAVDPDPDAGPMAGIRTGLRAVPTEFAVVVAGDMPFVDGSLVRYLFDRAAGHDAAVPRIGEWFQTTQAVYRAEAMADACDRALDRGASKILAPLEDLDWTVVEESMLRTNGWRDSFENVNTREELTAAEARFHGE; encoded by the coding sequence ATGGCGACAGAGACCGCCGGTGACGGGACAACGGACCGGACGGCCGTGGTTCTCGGCGGCGGCCGCGCCACCCGCTTCGAGGGCGGCGACAAACTGCTCGCGGACCTCGCGGGCGAGCCGCTACTCCGTCGGACCGTCGCCCGGCTCGTCCCCGCCGTGGAGACGGTCGTCGTCAACTGCCGGGCCGACCAGCGCGACGCGTTCGCGGCCGCACTCGACGGCCTCGACGCCGACATCGCGTTCGCCGTCGACCCCGACCCCGATGCCGGGCCGATGGCCGGTATCCGGACGGGCCTTCGCGCGGTCCCGACCGAGTTCGCCGTCGTCGTCGCCGGGGACATGCCGTTCGTCGACGGCTCGCTCGTCCGGTACCTGTTCGACCGGGCGGCCGGACACGACGCCGCCGTCCCACGCATCGGGGAGTGGTTCCAGACGACGCAGGCAGTCTACCGCGCCGAGGCGATGGCCGACGCCTGCGACCGCGCACTCGACCGGGGTGCGTCGAAGATCCTCGCACCGCTCGAGGACCTGGACTGGACCGTGGTCGAGGAGTCGATGCTCCGTACGAACGGCTGGCGCGACAGCTTCGAGAACGTCAACACGCGCGAGGAGCTGACCGCCGCCGAGGCGCGGTTCCACGGGGAGTGA
- a CDS encoding class I SAM-dependent methyltransferase has translation MDDTDAFEAAVYDAWTDASDLPWTEDVAFYRRLAREADGPALEVGVGTGRVYLELRRDGIDIDGIDLSAARLAHLRETADAEGIDVSVRQADVTTFDPDREYGLVYCPARVFNLVTSLADQRAALQNIHDALAPGSRFALNTFAPDPHFVAETYGEPSEIEVAVDGATYTLRDVMELDDAIERVGTQHREVVDADGDVVFETETPLALVTKREFELLFADAGFSDWTFYGGFDGGPLETTSQELVAVAER, from the coding sequence ATGGACGATACGGACGCCTTCGAGGCAGCGGTCTACGACGCCTGGACCGACGCGAGCGACCTGCCCTGGACCGAGGACGTGGCGTTCTACCGCCGGCTCGCCCGGGAGGCCGACGGCCCCGCACTGGAGGTCGGCGTCGGCACCGGCCGCGTCTACCTCGAACTCCGACGTGACGGCATCGACATCGACGGCATCGACCTCTCGGCAGCGCGGCTCGCACACCTGCGCGAAACGGCCGACGCGGAGGGAATCGACGTCTCGGTCCGGCAGGCCGACGTGACCACGTTCGACCCCGACCGCGAGTACGGCCTCGTCTACTGCCCGGCGCGCGTGTTCAACCTCGTCACCTCGCTGGCCGACCAGCGCGCCGCACTGCAGAACATCCACGATGCGCTCGCACCCGGCAGCCGGTTCGCGCTGAACACGTTCGCCCCGGACCCCCACTTCGTCGCCGAGACCTACGGCGAGCCCAGCGAAATCGAGGTGGCGGTCGACGGCGCGACCTACACCCTCCGAGACGTGATGGAACTGGACGATGCCATCGAGCGGGTCGGGACCCAGCACCGCGAGGTGGTCGACGCCGACGGTGACGTGGTGTTCGAGACGGAGACGCCTCTCGCGCTCGTGACGAAACGCGAGTTCGAACTCCTGTTCGCCGACGCCGGCTTCTCGGACTGGACGTTCTACGGCGGCTTCGACGGCGGCCCGCTCGAGACCACGTCGCAGGAACTCGTCGCGGTCGCCGAGCGATAG